From Scylla paramamosain isolate STU-SP2022 chromosome 16, ASM3559412v1, whole genome shotgun sequence, one genomic window encodes:
- the LOC135108216 gene encoding uncharacterized protein LOC135108216 gives MAFNSDQVLVLNNGSGKRARASSSSASLKCSTPKKAARNLLEDSSSDERSPKRATRSLQPSWQEDNATEADWAPLDLSVFSDVVQQQQQDGGEEQGWTTVTTSRARRHQLPRPKFKLGSLGEYENSYRAISALEREYPTLRIQVRVNLKGEHVVTPKDEDSTALLRRIAEEGNRVLLLDPSEKRHKVVLERYPLDLPLEAVEAHPQVTSAQRLTSRRDKLPTRQVLLVCVGPPPAKLDLGCWGRYSLRPYQGEPVRCYRCQRYNHLQARCEHAARCGVCSLPHPTEECIARHKANEATTASSNNSSLRRHQGGNVDVAIQRRMGSPGNRSLSPSSNSIHHVASQEGQREIPLHPPHLQSGQLGSRGRPPQPPPPPPSQPAARPEEINRQPPHRRPEVQPPAIGTESRTPSAHPSTRSGSTPTKHARAKPHHPSSGTQGRDPPGDAPARAATGPAPTTVRRRAMVPSDPLHGVPACLSEETRAVVNCLVARMVQLMAELLASPDHTFTTNMERRYAEGATHADQPAGPPRLRVLQWNVQGLRPKRHQVLQAVFEEHLDVVLLQETLTPADFEWRVAGYTLHSLPTAEGTRGCAALVRSTIPHRRVAAPVNCGDGVEVLALELQVGSLPLLVYNVYRSQRHQLEAGELLTLASHSSLLVAGDLNAHHPMLQSPSPANETGRHLAVLLEEIPHVCLLNTGEATHTRGGRLDLTLVSSDLAAGATWQVHPTLTSDHFATLTTLPVAPPVPPRPPPRWNIRRADWTKFQASLDEWWAAYQPPADLHQQERDLTTAIQTAAAAAIPRCTPSRRHRTDWWYYNEEVREHNHRVNQHRKLYKRRPNPNNLRLLQDVVAHARQVSLRAREAKWLEWCATFSHHTSLGQLWRSVRTASGAAPPRPPAHPHPQQEAERLATMFTTRSSSDQLPPQTQRIQQQLRPHRDEAVREAMEEADVTDQPFSLQELERARRRGRDTAAGADGVPYSMLAHAGPAGDAALLATINASWMAGCLPPAWKEADIQPIPKPREPTKIRPISLLSCTAKTAERMVLARLQWRVGPSHPHVFGYTRGVSTADSILALLTQIDHRPAVIVFIDLEKAFELASPHAILGALVRKGVRGRLLAWLRDYLQRRRARVRFQGLRSTFKVLENGTPQGGILSPLLFNLLMEQLVALPFHAGTVLLSYADDLALVVTGRGNKLRRTQQALDLISGKCQDLGLKISAEKSRAMMVKAADPTWQLRVQGVELAWTNSYQYLGVWVDKRLSFTAHAAYLRERTQSRLNQERIEVLQNTAMRTMLGAPRWSSACVMQSETRLVPLTTRVQQITACRVARVLQRDAEGVTQRRLRLAGTQGAESLRRNPWLLQCTLATHNLARMENWPQADLPAPTFRAPPPWEPPAAEFSATQLPASKALCAVEEMRQHAFMAMAQVTGPDSVVYYTDGSADPDSGKTGAAAITRGAEVCERTPDHCSTLQTELVAILLALEHAQHRRERTVVLHTDSRTGLQALQQPYPSDNVGLVTAILGSLQSLAAQGRRVRLNWIPSHVGVRGNEAADAAAKRAASGPQVTRHVPPSLSQVRAQARLAATKRARHTHRQLETRKRQAAWYASATGYQSLDASQQQPRADGVLLQRVRLGYCTREQLYDDFRGQECDHCGRHSRHPLVHYLLSCPATAALRPTPPPPAHPVGGDLLSSREARAALIVRHTPTDLMLRVLRAAPPPR, from the exons ATGGCATTCAACAGTGACCAAGTGCTAGTGCTGAACAACGGTTCAGGGAAGAGGGCAagagcatcctcttcttcagcaTCCCTAAAGTGCTCCACGCCCAAGAAAGCGGCCCGTAACCTGCTGGAGGACAGCAGCAGTGATGAGCGCTCACCGAAGCGAGCCACCCGCAGCCTCCAGCCTTCATGGCAGGAGGACAACGCTACCGAAGCGGACTGGGCCCCACTCGACCTCTCCGTTTTCAGCGAcgtggtgcagcagcagcagcaggacggcGGTGAGGAGCAAGGATGGACTACCGTCACGACCAGCCGAGCTCGCCGCCACCAGCTCCCGAGGCCCAAGTTCAAGCTGGGCAGCCTGGGCGAATACGAGAACTCTTACCGAGCCATCTCTGCCCTCGAGAGGGAGTATCCGACCCTTCGGATACAGGTAAGGGTTAATCTCAAGGGTGAGCACGTGGTCACGCCCAAGGACGAGGATTCCACGGCACTCCTGCGCCGCATcgcggaggaaggaaacagggtgCTCCTCCTCGACCCAAGCGAAAAGAGGCACAAGGTGGTGCTGGAGCGCTACCCGCTCGACCTGCCTCTCGAGGCGGTAGAGGCTCACCCTCAGGTGACCTCCGCCCAGCGTCTGACCTCCAGGAGGGACAAGTTGCCCACGAGACAGgtgctacttgtgtgtgtggggccgcCGCCCGCCAAGTTGGATCTCGGCTGCTGGGGCAGATACTCCCTGCGCCCCTACCAAGGTGAGCCTGTAAGATGTTACAGGTGCCAACGGTACAACCACCTGCAGGCGCGGTGCGAACATGCCGCCAGGTGCGGCGTGTGCAGCCTGCCCCACCCGACGGAGGAATGCATCGCCCGCCATAAGGCCAACGAGGCAACCACCGCCAG cagcaacaacagcagtctcAGGCGCCACCAAGGCGGCAACGTCGACGTCGCCATACAGCGTCGCATGGGCAGCCCCGGCAACAGATCGCTCAgccccagcagcaacagcatccaCCACGTGGCCAGCCAGGAAGGTCAGCGCGAGATCCCGTTGCACCCGCCCCACCTCCAGTCAGGTCAGCTTGGGTCCCGCGGCAGGCCCCCTCAGccaccccccccacccccgtcCCAGCCAGCGGCAAGACCGGAAGAGATTAACCGGCAACCCCCTCACCGCCGACCCGAGGTACAGCCTCCAGCCATAGGCACGGAGAGCCGCACCCCCTCCGCCCACCCCTCCACTCGCTCAGGTAGCACCCCTACCAAGCATGCTCGAGCCAAGCCCCACCACCCGAGCAGCGGCACACAAGGGAGAGACCCTCCCGGCGACGCCCCCGCCCGTGCGGCGACAGGCCCAGCACCGACAACGGTGAGGAGGAGAGCCATGGTCCCGAGCGATCCTCTCCACGGGGTGCCCGCCTGTCTCAGCGAAGAAACCCGCGCGGTGGTCAACTGCCTCGTGGCGCGGATGGTGCAGTTGATGGCGGAGCTGCTTGCCAGCCCTGATCAC ACCTTCACCACCAACATGGAGAGGAGATATGCTGAGGGCGCCACCCACGCGGACCAGCCTGCAGGGCCCCCCAGGCTCAGAGTCCTGCAATGGAACGTGCAGGGCCTGCGACCCAAGAGACATCAAGTCCTACAGGCCGTCTTCGAGGAGCACCTTGACGTTGTGCTCCTCCAGGAAACACTGACGCCCGCCGACTTTGAATGGAGGGTGGCGGGCTACACCCTTCACTCGCTCCCCACAGCGGAGGGCACCCGAGGCTGTGCAGCGCTGGTGAGGAGCACAATCCCTCACCGCAGGGTTGCAGCCCCAGTCAACTGCGGGGACGGAGTGGAGGTCCTGGCGCTGGAGCTGCAGGTGGGAAGTCTCCCGCTCCTGGTATACAACGTATACAGGAGCCAGCGACACCAGCTGGAGGCAGGAGAGCTTCTCACCCTCGCCTCCCACTCCAGTCTCTTGGTTGCGGGCGACCTCAACGCCCACCACCCCATGCTACAGTCACCGTCCCCAGCCAACGAAACGGGCCGCCACCTGGCCGTGCTGCTCGAGGAAATCCCTCACGTGTGCCTTCTCAACACAGGGGAGGCCACCCACACCCGGGGAGGAAGGCTTGACCTCACGTTGGTCTCGAGTGACCTGGCGGCAGGCGCTACGTGGCAGGTGCACCCGACCCTCACCAGCGACCACTttgccaccctcaccaccctcccagTGGCCCCGCCGGTCCCACCCCGCCCGCCCCCACGCTGGAACATAAGGAGAGCGGACTGGACCAAGTTTCAGGCCTCTCTTGACGAGTGGTGGGCCGCCTATCAGCCGCCCGCCGACCTACATCAGCAGGAGAGGGACCTGACGACGGCCATCCAGACCGCAGCCGCCGCAGCCATCCCCAGGTGCACCCCGAGCCGCCGCCACCGGACAGACTGGTGGTACTACAACGAAGAGGTGCGCGAGCACAACCACCGTGTCAACCAGCACAGAAAACTGTACAAAAGGCGCCCCAACCCCAACAACCTAAGACTCCTACAGGATGTGGTGGCCCACGCACGGCAGGTATCCCTGAGGGCCAGAGAGGCTAAATGGCTGGAGTGGTGCGCCACTTTTAGCCACCACACGTCTCTAGGCCAGCTGTGGAGGAGCGTGAGGACAGCCTCCggcgctgccccgccccgcccgcccgcccacccGCACCCGCAGCAGGAGGCAGAGAGGCTTGCCACCATGTTCACCACGCGGAGCTCCAGTGACCAGCTTCCTCCCCAGACACAACGCATCCAGCAGCAGCTCCGACCACACCGCGACGAGGCTGTCAGGGAGGCGATGGAGGAAGCCGACGTGACTGACCAgcccttctcccttcaagagctgGAGCGGGCTAGGAGGAGAGGCCGCGACACGGCAGCGGGGGCGGACGGCGTGCCATACTCCATGTTGGCGCACGCTGGGCCGGCTGGGGACGCCGCGCTGTTGGCCACCATCAACGCCTCATGGATGGCGGGCTGTCTGCCGCCCGCGTGGAAGGAAGCCGACATTCAGCCGATTCCAAAGCCGAGGGAGCCCACCAAGATCagacccatctctctcctcagctgcaCGGCCAAAACGGCTGAGAGGATGGTGCTCGCGCGGCTACAGTGGCGCGTGGGGCCCTCTCACCCACATGTGTTCGGCTACACCCGCGGAGTGAGCACGGCAGACAGCATCCTCGCCCTGCTGACCCAAATTGACCACCGCCCCGCCGTCATCGTCTTCATCGACCTCGAGAAGGCGTTCGAGCTAGCCAGCCCTCACGCCATCCTCGGCGCACTCGTGCGGAAAGGGGTGCGAGGAAGGCTGCTGGCCTGGCTCCGCGACTACCTGCAGCGCCGCCGCGCCAGGGTTAGGTTCCAGGGCCTGAGGTCGACCTTCAAGGTACTTGAGAACGGGACGCCCCAGGGCGGCATCCTCAGCCCTCTACTGTTCAACCTGCTGATGGAACAGCTAGTGGCACTGCCTTTCCACGCTGGCACCGTCCTGCTGAGCTACGCCGATGACCTCGCCCTCGTCGTCACCGGAAGGGGCAACAAGCTCAGGAGGACGCAGCAGGCACTCGACCTCATCAGCGGGAAATGCCAGGACCTGGGGCTCAAGATCTCGGCAGAGAAGTCCCGGGCCATGATGGTGAAGGCGGCAGACCCAACCTGGCAGCTCCGCGTCCAGGGAGTTGAGCTGGCATGGACCAACTCCTACCAGTACCTCGGTGTGTGGGTGGACAAGCGGCTGTCCTTCACAGCCCACGCCGCCTACCTGAGGGAGAGGACGCAGTCTAGGCTGAAC CAGGAGCGGATCGAGGTGCTACAAAACACCGCAATGAGGACCATGCTGGGGGCACCGAGGTGGTCCAGCGCATGCGTCATGCAGAGCGAGACCAGACTggtacccctcaccaccagggtaCAGCAGATCACGGCCTGCCGCGTAGCGAGGGTGCTGCAGCGTGACGCGGAGGGAGTGACACAGAGGAGACTAAGGCTGGCGGGGACGCAGGGTGCCGAATCTCTCCGCCGCAACCCGTGGCTGCTGCAGTGCACGCTGGCTACCCACAACCTGGCTCGCATGGAGAACTGGCCACAGGCGGACCTCCCTGCCCCCACCTTCCGCGCCCCACCCCCGTGGGAGCCACCCGCGGCAGAGTTCTCCGCCACACAGCTGCCCGCCAGCAAGGCGCTCTGCGCCGTGGAGGAGATGCGGCAGCACGCCTTCATGGCCATGGCGCAGGTCACCGGGCCAGACAGTGTTGTGTACTACACCGACGGCTCGGCTGACCCTGACAGCGGAAAGACGGGCGCTGCTGCCATCACCAGAGGGGCCGAGGTGTGTGAGAGGACTCCCGACCACTGCTCCACCCTGCAGACAGAACTGGTGGCCATCCTGCTGGCCCTGGAGCACGCTCAACACCGGCGGGAGCGCACCGTGGTGCTCCACACCGACTCCAGAACGGGGCTACAGGCTCTACAACAGCCGTATCCCAGCGACAACGTGGGCCTCGTCACCGCCATCCTGGGTAGCCTCCAGAGCCTCGCCGCGCAGGGGCGGCGGGTGAGGCTCAACTGGATACCCAGCCACGTGGGAGTACGAGGCAACGAGGCTGCTGACGCAGCCGCCAAGAGAGCTGCTAGTGGCCCCCAGGTGACAAGGCATGTGCCGCCCAGCCTGAGCCAAGTGAGGGCGCAAGCCAGGCTCGCCGCAACCAAGCGCGCCCGCCACACGCACCGGCAgctggaaacaaggaagagacaggCAGCTTGGTACGCCTCCGCCACTGGCTACCAGTCGTTGGACGCCTCCCAGCAGCAGCCCAGAGCAGACGGCGTGTTGCTGCAACGCGTAAGGCTGGGCTACTGCACCAGGGAACAGCTGTACGACGACTTTCGGGGGCAGGAGTGCGACCACTGCGGGAGGCACAGCCGCCACCCGCTAGTGCACTACCTACTGTCCTGTCCGGCCACCGCCGCCCTCAGaccaacgccgccaccaccggccCATCCTGTAGGCGGTGATCTCCTCAGCAGCCGCGAGGCCAGGGCTGCCCTCATCGTCCGCCACACGCCCACAGACCTGATGCTGCGAGTTCTCAGGGCAGCGCCCCCGCCCCGCTGA